The genomic segment GGAGATCGTCCCAGAACTTCTTGTTCACGATCACGACGTAGCCGATGTAGCCGTGATTGGTCTCGGTGATGTATTTCTGCACCTCGTGCATCTTCTGGGTATAGATGTTCGACCAGGTGTTCTCCTGGCCGTCGACCACGCCGGTCTGCAGCGCCTGGTACACTTCCGAGAATGCCATCACCTGCGGCAGCGAGCCGAGCGCCTTGAACTGGGCCTGGATCACGCGCGAGGATTGGATGCGGAATTTGACGCCCTGGTAGTCCGCGGGCGTGATCAGCTTCTTGTTCGCGCTCATCTGCTTGAAGCCGTTGTCCCAATAGGCAAGGCCGGTGATGCCCTTGGCATCCAGCAGCTTGAGCAGCTTGGTGCCGAGCGGCCCTTCCGTCACCTTTCGCAGCGTCTTCAGGTCCGGAAGGATGTAGGGCAGATCGAACACCTCGAACTCGCGGATGCCGAGCGGCCCGAACTTGGAGTTGGACGGCGCCAGCATCTGCACGCTGCCGAGCTGCAGCGCCTCGAGCTCTTCCTTGTCCTTGTAGAGCGTCGAGTTCGGATAGACCTCGACCTTGACCTTGCCGCCGGTGTACTTCTCGGCGAGCTCCTTGAACTTCTCCGCGCCCTTGCCCTTCGGCGTGTCGGTGGCGACGACGTGGCTGAATTTGATGATGATCGGTGATTGGGCCAGTGCCGGCCCGCTCAAGCCAAGTGCCAGAGCCGCGATGGACGCAGCGATCGCCAAGGTGCGCATAGTTTCTCCCTGTTGTTTGTTTGGGCCGCCCGGCGGTGCCGGGTAGCCAATCTTATGCCGGCTGCATCAATAGCGGCTCGCCTGCACGCTCGCTATTGGCCCTTAGCAGGGCAGCCATTCATGGTGCACGCCGCGAGCACCTCTGCGCCCCCTCTCCCGCTTGCGGGAGAGGTGCAACAACTCGCAGCTTCGTTCGTCAGCTCGCCGCGGCCGTCGTCACCGTGTCGCGCTGGCGCTTCATGACGATCTTGTTGAGCGCGCCGAGATAGGCCTTGGCCGAAGCCACCAGCGTATCCGGATCCGCCGCGCGCGCCGTCATCGAGCGGCCGTCCTGCGCCAGCCGCACCGACACTTCCGCCTGCGCGTCGGTGCCTTCGGTGACGGCGTGGACCTGGTACAGCTCGAGCTTGGCCTCGTGCGGCACCAGGCGCTTGATGCAGTTGAACACGGCATCGACCGGGCCGTTGCCCTCGGCTTCCTCGATCTTGATCTGGCCGTCGACGTCGAGCTTCATGGTCGCGCGCTGCGGGCCATGGGTGCCGGCGATCACGGTCAGCGAGGTCAGCTTGATGCGGTCGTGCGAGGCCGCCATCTCCTCATCGACCAGCGCCTCGATGTCCTCGTCGTAGATGTCCTTCTTGCGGTCGGCGAGCGCCTTCATTCGCGTGAACGCATCCTCCAGCTGGTTCGGACCGAGCTTGTAGCCCATCTCCTCCAGCTTGTGCACGAAGGCGTGGCGGCCGGAATGCTTGCCGAGCACCAGCGATGACTGCTTCAGGCCGACCATCTCGGGGCGCATGATCTCGTAGGTCGAAGCGTCCTTCAGCACGCCGTCCTGGTGAATGCCGCTCTCATGCGCGAAGGCGTTCCGGCCGACGATCGCCTTGTTGTACTGGACGGGAAACGAGGTCGCCGCCGACACCAGCTTCGAGGCGCGGGTCAGCTGCGTCGTGTCGATCTTGTTCCAGTAAGGGAATTTGTCGTTGCGCACGTTGATCGCCATCACGATCTCTTCGAGCGCGGCGTTGCCGGCGCGCTCGCCGATGCCGTTGATGGTGCACTCGACCTGGCGCGCGCCGCCGGTGATGCCGGCCAGCGAATTGGCCACCGCCATGCCGAGATCGTTATGGCAGTGCACGGAGAACACCGCCTTGTCCGAGTTCGGCACGCGCTCGATCAGCGTCTTCATGAAGTGGGTGTATTCCTCCGGCACCGTATAGCCGACGGTGTCGGGGATGTTCACCGTGGTGGCGCCGGCCTTGATCACGGCTTCGACGATGCGGCAGAGAAAATCCATCTCGCTGCGGGTGCCGTCCTCGGCCGACCATTCGACGTCGTCGATCTGGTTGCGGGCGCGCGCGACCATGGCGACCGAGGTCTCGATCACCTGCTCCGGAGTCTTGTTCAGCTTCACCCGCATGTGCAGCGGTGAGGTCGCGATCACGGTATGAACGCGGCCGCGTTTTGCAAATTTCACCGCCTCGGCGCAGCGGTCGATGTCGGCGGGATGGGCGCGCGACAGGCCGGCGATGACCGAATTCTTGGAGCGGCGGGCGATCTCGCTGACGGCCTGGAAGTCGCCTTCCGAGGTGATGGGGAAGCCGGCCTCGATGACGTCGACGCCCATATCATCCAGAAGCTCGGCGACCTCGAGCTTCTCCTCGAAGGTCATGGTGGCGCCGGGGCACTGCTCGCCGTCGCGCAGCGTGGTGTCGAAAATGATGACGCGGTCCTTCTCGGACTTGTTCACGGTGGCCATTCCTAGATTTCCTTTTGAGCGTTTGCGCCGTTCATTCCTTGGCGCTTGAGGTGTCCGGTGATCTCGACCAACCCCTGAGCGCCCAGGCGCATGGCGCCCAGCCGGCCCTCAGGGGCAAGTAAGAAGAAGGCCGCCAATAAGGAGGGTGGGCAGCGACGCGGCCGGGATCGTGGCGGCGGCCTGAGCCACCTCCCCCGAAATCCCCTCGATTTGGCCGCGAATCAGCATTGCCGGACCCGTTTGAGCCTCAAATCCTCGGTCAAAACCGTTGACGGTTGGTTGCCGGGAGGCTCGATGCGCCCGTTTCTAGACGAGAAATGGCCGCAACTGCAACGCCAAAAGATGGTCAACATACGTGACCTAATAGCTCGACGGCCGCTGCACGAGGGCGCAGCCCGCATGGAGCGACGCGCAATGCGGGAACACGGTCCTGGATTTCGCTTCCGCTCCATCCAGGCTGCAAGATTTGCGAGGGAGACGCCTACGCGGTGCCAGTGCGGCGGGCGCGCGCCCTACTCTCCCAGCGGTTCAGCATCTGGCCGAGCTCGCCGGTCGCCACGGGAGCAGCAGTGCCGGCCTTCACGATCTCGTTGGTGTTGGCCGGCGCATGGGCTGCGAGCCAGTCCGGCTCCGTGTACTCGCGCCAGCGGCGTGCCTCCGCCCGCCTTTTTCGCGAGACGTGGTCCCGCGTGAAATAGCCAGCCGCAAATGCGAACGAGACAAGGACAACCAGGACGACGGCTTGCACAATGAGCTCCAGCTTTATCCCCCTAGCGCCCTGCACTCCAAACGCACTCGAAGGTGACGAAATTGCGACCTGCGATCACTCAGCGGTTTCAAGTCAACCCCTCGCAACCGGACGCGGACCGGACTAACCTCCGCCTCGCTTGGCCGGATCAACCGGCCGGCCGAACATAACCGGGAGGATACGATGACACGCCAGGAGGCTCCTGAGCAGGAGCAGCGTGCGCAGAATGCTGCGCTTTCACGACGAACGCTTGTCGGGGGACTGGCGCTCGGCGCCGCGGCCACGCTGGCGGGCCCCGCGCTGGCCCAGACCGGGCCTGCCGCACCGCCGACGACGATCACGACGCCGCCGCGCGATTTCGGCCCTGGTGGCGCGCCGACGACCTATTTCTGGGACCCCGACATCATCGCGGTCGATCCGTCCTTCAACGACCTCGCCCAGCCCAACACCGCGATCAAGCGTCTCTATACGGGCCTGCTCTGGGCCGAAGGCCCGGCGTGGAGCGCGCAGGGCCGCTATCTCCTATGGAGCGACATTCCCAACAACCGGCAGATGCGCTGGACCGAGGATGACGGCCGCGTCAGCGTTTTCCGGTCGCCCTCCAACAACTCCAACGGCAACTCCTTCGACTTCCAGGGCCGCCAGCTCTCCTGCGAGCACCTGACGCGGCGGGTGACGCGCTACGAGCATGACGGTACCGCCACGGTGCTCGCCGAGTCCTATCAGGGCAAGAAGCTGAACTCGCCGAACGACATCGCCGCGCATCCCGACGGCAGCTATTGGTTCACCGATCCGCCCTATGGCGGCCAGCTCTACGAAGGCGAGCCCGACGTCGCGGGCGGCCCGAGCAATGCGGGCGGCAAGCTCAATCCGCGGATCGGCCAGCCGGCCGGCTTCGTGCCGGGCAAGCGCGAGCTGCCGACCAATTGCTACCGCATCGATCCCTCCGGCCGCATCGACCTCGTCGTCACCGAGGACCAGGTGCCCGACCCGAACGGGCTCTGCTTCTCGCCCGACTACAAGAAGCTCTACATCGCCTCGACCGGCAAAGGGCCGGGCGACACCGGCGCTGGCGGCAAGGGCGAGATCTTCGTGTTCGACGTCGGCACGGACAACAAGCTGTCGAACCTGAAGAGGTTCAGCGATTGCGTGATCGACGGCGTGAAATGCGGACCGGACGGCCTGCGCTGCGACGTCAACGGCAATCTCTGGGCCTCCAGCAATGCCGGCCGCGCGGTCGGCTACAGCGGCGTCACGGTGTGGTCGCCGGAGGGCAAGCTGCTTGGCCGCATCCGCCTGCCGGAAGTGTGCGGTAACGTCTGCTTCGGTGGCCCCAAGCGCAACCGCCTGTTCATGGCCGCGAGCCAATCGCTCTACGCCGTGTACACGGCGACGCAAGGCGCCGGGCCGGGCTGAGCGGCACCCCTCCACGAGCGAGCGCGCCGGCGTGAAGCGCCGGCGCGGAGTCTTTGCGTTTTGTGACGATACCGCGACACGCCGACCGTCGCTTCCCGACCGTCGAGCAAATCTCCGCCATCATAGCAACGAAGATAGGTCGCGCAGCAGAACCGTGGCGCGGCGTGAAAGCATGACGCTATCTCCAGCCGGCCTCGGGCATGAAGTGGGAGTTGCGCAATGCGCCGCATGCCAAACGACACGATCATCGTCAGCGTTGGAAGCCAGGAACTCGTGATCGAGTTCGGAGACCCCGGACTTCAAATCGACGGCCACGGCGGCAACGACATCATGATCGCAACGGTCGATGACGGGCCCAGCAGCCTGCTGTTCGTCGGTGACGAGACGATCCTGGAAGGCCGATCGCATGGCGGTAACGACCTTCTCGTCGCGACCGTCCAGGGTCGCCTGACCTATACATACCTTGACGGGGACGCGCAGATCATGTCCGGCCAGGCCCACGGCGGCAACGACGTGCTGCATGTCGAGGCCACGCGCGCGACCTTTGCGAACGTCTACCTCTCGGGGGACGCCGAAATCGCCATGACCGGTGAAGCCAAGGGCGGCAATGACCTCATCACGGCAGAGATGGGCGACCGATCGTATGGTGCGTTCAGCGGCGATTCCGGATCGCTCATGAGCGACAACGCCCAAGGCGGCAACGACGTCATCAGCGTGGTCCAGGCCGGCCTCTCTGGAAACGTTTCGATGTCCGGTGATGCCCTGATATCCATGATCGGCAATGCGCGCGGCGGCAATGACATGCTGATCTATACGGCCGCTGTCGACACGCGGTCCGGCGGCGCATCGCTTCTCGGCGATGGCGGTTACATGAGCGACAATACACGTGGCGGAGACGACGTCCCGATCGCAACCGTCGACGGCAATCCCGATTCGATCTCCATCGCGCTGGTCGGCGATGCCTCGCAGATGTCCGGCAACGCACAAGGTGGCAACGACATCCTCTACGGGAGCAATCGCGGCGATTGGCTCTATGGCGATGCGCGCACCTACGCCCCCGCCGTGGGCGGCTCGATCGCAGGCGGCCGGGACGTCCTCAACGGCGGCGGCGGCAACGATCAGATCTGGGGCGGACCGAACAACGACCTGTTCGTCTTCAACACGGCTTCGGGCGAGGACGTGATCCACGATTTCGATCAGGGCAACGCGGCTGCGGGCAGCACTGCAGCGGAGCACGACGTCATCGACCTGCAAGATTACGGCCTTGCGGGATGGAGCGCGTTGAGGAGCCTGATCGGCAACGACGGCTCCGGCAACGCCGTGATCCACCTGACGAGCGATGACACGATCACGCTGACCGGAATCCACGCCGCCGATCTCAAGGCCACGGATTTCATCATCTGACGCGCGGTGAGACCGCCGGCCTCGCATCGCTCCCGCCGCGATCACCGCGGCGGGCCTTCGCTTCGTGCAGACCGCAGGCGCCACGCTGGCATGGGAGGACCTATCCTGCGATCTTGCCGTTACCCCTGTTTGGATGAGAGGCGCGAGATGGACGATCGACCAAAGCAGACCGAAAGCCTGACGCAGGATGACGGGTTCGTCCGGGTCCGGGGGGCGCGCGAGCACAACCTCAGGAATGTCGACGTCCGCATTCCGCGCAACGTCCTCGTCGTGTTCACGGGCGTGTCGGGCTCCGGGAAATCCTCGCTCGCCTTCGGCACGATCTATGCCGAGGCGCAGCGGCGCTATCTGGAATCGGTGTCGCCCTATGCGCGGCGCCTGTTCCACCAGATGCAGATCCCCGAGGTCGACGACATCGAAGGCCTGCCGCCGGCGGTGGCGCTGCAGCAGCAGCGCGGGGCGCCGACGACGCGGTCCTCGGTCGGCAGCGTCAGCACCATCTCGAACCTGCTCCGGATGCTCTATTCCCGCGCCGGCGATTACCCGCGCGGCCAAGCGATGCTCTATGCGGAGGCGTTCTCGCCCAACACGCCGGAGGGCGCCTGCCCGACCTGCCACGGCATCGGCCGGATGCTCGACGTCACCGAGAAATCGATGGTGCCCGACGACAGCAAGACGATCCGCGAGCGCGCTGTCGCGGCCTGGCCGAGTGCCTGGCAGGGCCAGAACCTCCGGGACATCCTGACGACGCTGGGCTACGACGTCGACAAGCCCTGGCGCGAATTGCCCAAGAAGGACCGCGACTGGATCCTGTTCACCGAGGAGCAGCCGACCGTTCCTGTCTATGCCGGCTACGATGCCGCCGAGGTCAAACGGGCGCTACGCCGCAAGGAGGAACCGAGCTATCAGGGCACCTTCACCGGCGCCAAGCGCTACGTGATGCAGACCTACGCCAAGTCCGAGAGCGCGATGATGAAGCGCCGCGTCGCGCAATTCATGATCACGCGGGACTGCCCGACCTGCCACGGCACAAGGCTGAAGCCCGAGGCGCTCAAGGTGAGGTTCGCAGGATTCAACATCGCCGAGATGTCGCACCTGCCGCTCAAGCAGTTGCACGAGGTGATCAAGCCATTTGCGAGAGCTTCGTCGGACAAATCGGAGAAGACCGTTGTTGCCAGGCGCATCTGCGAGGATCTGTCGGCGCGCCTCGCCGTCCTGCTCGATCTCGGCCTCGGCTATCTCGCCTGCGAACGCAGCACGCCGACGCTGTCACCGGGCGAATTGCAGCGGCTGCGTCTGGCGACGCAAGTCCGCTCCAACCTGTTCGGCGTCGTCTATGTGCTCGACGAGCCGTCGGCCGGCCTGCATCCCGCCGACACTGAGGCGCTGCGGCGCGCACTGGACAGGCTGAAAGGTGTCGGCAACTCCATCTTCGTGGTCGAGCATGAGATAGAAGTGATCAGGCACGCGGACTGGCTCGTGGATGTCGGCCCGGACGCCGGCGACGGCGGCGGGCTCATTCTCTATAGCGGGCCCCCGGCGGGGCTCGGCGCGATCGCGCAATCGCGGACCGCGCATTATCTCGCGCATCCCCGCAAGAAGCTGCCGACGGTCCGCCGCGAGCCGGAAGGACATCTGAAGCTCAGGGGCGTGACCCGCAACAATCTGCGCGGCCTCGACGTCGACATTCCGCTCGGAATCATCGCCAGCATCACCGGCGTATCGGGCTCCGGCAAATCCAGCCTGATCAGCCAATTCCTCGTCGAGACCGTGGCCGCGCATCTCGGCCATTCGCTTGCCACCGACGGCGACGACGACAGCCTGGCGCCGACCGTCGAGACGCTGGGCGGCAAGATCGTAGCCGGCCTCGACCACGTCAACCGCCTCGTCGTCGTCGACCAGAAGCCGATCGGCCGCACGCCGCGCTCCAACCTTGCGACCTATACCGGCCTGTTCGATCACGTGCGAAAACTGTTTGCGGCGACGCCGCAGGCAAAGTCGCGCCGCTACGACGCCGGCCGCTTCTCCTTCAACGTCGCCAAGGGCCGCTGTGCGACCTGCGAGGGCGAGGGCTTCGTCTGCGTCGAGTTGTTGTTCCTGCCCAGCGTCTACGCGCCCTGCCCGACCTGCAAGGGTGCGCGCTACAACGACAAGACGCTGGAGGTGAAGATCAACGGCAAATCCATCGCGGACGTGCTGGCGATGCGCGTCGACGAGGCCTTCGAGTTCTTCGAGGGCGATTCCGCGCTGAACCGGTCGCTGTCGGTCGTGCGCGAGGTCGGGCTCGGCTATATCCGCCTCGGCCAGTCCGCGACCGAGCTGTCGGGCGGCGAAGCCCAACGCATCAAGCTCGCGACCGAGCTGATGCGTCCGCAACGCGGCCACACGCTCTATGTCCTGGACGAGCCGACCACCGGCCTTCACCCGCGCGACGTCGAGCGCCTGATCGCACAGCTCGAACGCATCGTGGACGGCGGCAACAGCGTGATCGTGGTCGAGCATGACATGGACGTCGTGGCGCACAGCGACTGGATCATCGATCTCGGACCTGGCGCCGGTGACGAAGGCGGCCGTGTCGTCGCATCGGGGACGCCCGAGCAGGTCGCCAAGGCCGGCGGGAAGACCGCGCCTTATCTGGCGCGGCGCCTGGCGCAATAGCGCGCGCAGCGATCGTCGGCATGGTCCCCTCGCGGTCATTTCGCAATTGCGTTCCACGCCGTCGAAGACGGACCCCGACTTTCGCGATGTTGACTTTCCACCGTCCCGCTCCCCATACTTCGCGAACAACAACAAGATCGAACGACGGTTTTGAGGGAGGATAGGATGCCGACTTCACGCAGGCAGCTGCTGAAGACCTCGGCGGCTGCCGCCGCCGCACTCAGCCTCGATTGGACACGCGCCCAGGCACAAGCCGAGAATTTACGCATCGGCCTGATCTACGACCTCACCGGCCCCTTCGCCGCCGGCGGCTCGGTCGCCTCGTCGATCGGGGCGCAGATCGCCATCGATCTCGTCAACGAGAAGGGCGGTGTCGGCGGCAAATACAAGGTTGCTCCGGTCGCCGCGGATTCGCAGAGCAAGCCCGACGTTGCGATCAACGAGGCCGAACGCCTGATCAGCCAGGAGAAGATCGACATCCTCAACGGCGTCTATGCGAGCTCGCATGCGGTGCCGCTCGCGGCCAAGGTCGAGCAGCAGAAGAAGATCCTCTGGATCACGACCGCGGTCTCGACCGCCGTGTTCAAGGACAAGAACCTGCAATACGTGTTTCGCGCGCAGATCCATTCGGATCAATACGGCCAAGCCTTTGCAAGCTTCCTCACCGAGCATGCCAAAGCCAAGCTCGGCATGGACCCGAAGGAGGTCAAGGTCGCGTTGATCCACGAGGACGGCCCCTATGGCGTCGGCGTTGCTTCTGCCGACGAGACTTACGCCAAGGAGGCTGGCATCCAGGTCGTGCTGCGCGAGGGCTATTCGGCCTCTGCGCCCGACCTGTCGGTGCTCGTCACCAAGATCAAGCGCGCCAAGGCCGACGTGATCTCGCATGCGGGCTACAACCCCGACATCACCCTGTTCCTGCGCCAGGCGCGCGAGAGCGGATTGCGCTTCAAGATGCTGTTCGGAGCCGGCGCCGGCTACAGCCAGCTCGACAAGCTGCGCGCCACTTTCGGCGCCGACATCGACAATTTCTGCAACATCGACCCGGTGCCGGCGCAGCTGCTCGATCCCGCCAAGCTCGCGCCCGGAATGGGCGATCTGATCAAGACCATGGTCAGTCGCTACCAGGCCAAGACCGGCGCCACCGACGTGCCGCCACACTGCTCGATGGGCTTCAACCAGACCTGGGTGCTGCTCAACCACGTGCTGCCGGTCGCCAAGGAGAAGTACGGCAGCTTCGAGCCCGAGGCGATCCGGAAAGCGGCGCTCGACGTCGACATCCCCGCCGGCGGCACGATCCAGGGCTATGGCGTGAAATTCTTCCCACCGGGCACGCCGCTCTCCGGCCAGAACGAACGCTCGACGCCGGTCGTGATGCAGAACGCCGGCGAGCACATCTCCGTGGTGTGGCCGACGAACATTCGTACGCAGGACCCGGTCTTCCCGCTGCCGAAGGGCTCGACCTACGGGGCGTGAGGGGGGGCACGGGCGGGGTACACCCTCTCCCCTTGCGGGAGAGGGTGGCTCGCCGCGTAGCGGCGAGACGGGTGAGGGGTTGTCTCCGCGCGTGAACCCTCTCGCTTTCGCATTCGCTGAAGCAACCCCTCATCCGGCGCTTCGCGCCACCTTCTCCCACAAGGGGAGAAGGGTTCGCGGCGTGCGTGGTGATTTACAACACCACCCGTCTCCCCTCCTCCGCCGCCCAATACCCGGCGTAGTTCACCTTGATCGCCTCATAGGCTAGCGCGAGATCCGACAGCGGCTGGCGTCCGGTCGTGGCGCACTCCATGAAGTCCTGGATCTCCTGCAAATAGCCGCGCGTCCATTCCTCCTCGAGGCAGACATATTGCCAGCCGGTTTTGCGGTCGACCTTCTCGGTGATGTAGACGCTCGCGAGCTTCTCCTCGCTGGTCTGGTAGCTCATCAGATGATTGTTCGGCGTGATGTTGGCGAACAGGGAGCCGCCGCTCGTATAGGTCTCGATCAGATTGCGCACGCCGCCCATGATCATGTCGCCGGAGAACACGGTGGCCTTGGTGCCGTCGGAGAAGGTTGCGGTGAGCGTACCCCAATCCTCGACGTCGACGGGATTGGCCTTGATGTAGCTGCGTTCCTCCGGCTTCAAGCCGGCGGTGACGTTGCCGACATCGCCGGTGACGCTGGCGACACGGATGCGCTCGCCGCGCGCCTTGGCTTCGACCTGCTTCAGATACAGCACGGCCGAGAGCGGATGGCAGCCCATGCGGATCAGCGAGCCGCCGCCCGTCATCGCCCATTGCGCAGCATGCGCGGCGTGCGAGCCGGAATGGCTCTCCTCGCCCTTCATGAACAGGATCTTGTCCTTGGTCGCCTTGATGATCTCGGCGGTCTTGGTCACGGCCGGCGCATAGATCCAGTCCTCGGCATACATGAAGAGCTTATCCGTGCGCTCGATTGCGGCGCGCGTCCTGTCCATCTCCTCGATCACGCGCTCATACATCAGCGCCTTCGGCACGTGCTTGCCGATCGGCTGCTGATCGCCTTCGCGGCCGAAATAGCCGGCGAACGGCTTTTCGCAGATGACATGCTTGCCGGCCTGCATGGCGGCGACGATCATCTCGGCATGAAGATTGGGCGGGGTGCAGATGTCGACGACATCGAGATCGCGGTCTGCGATCAGCTCGGCGAAGCTGCGGTAAACACGCGGGATATTGTGATGGCGGGCGAACGCGACAACCTTGTCGCCGCGGGCAGCGACCGCCGCGACCTCGACGTCAACGCCATAGACGCGCCGGAACGCATACATGTGCAGCTCCGACACGAAGCCGCAGCCGACGAGTCCCACCCTGATCCTGGCCATAGCGCCCCCTTTGCAATGGGCGGCACTATAGCGCGCCTGGAGGCCTAATCCACCGAGACGCGCACCACGCCGGCGCTCATCATGCCGAGCGCGCGGGCGGCGGGCACCGAGAGATCGACGATGCGGCCGCGGATGAACGGGCCACGATCATTGACGCGGCACTGGATCGTGCGTCCGCTGTAGGACACCCTGAGCACGGTGCCGAACGGGCGCGTGCGGTGGGCGCAGGTCAGCTCGCCGCCTTTGCCGGCTTTTGCGTATCCGTAGTAAGAAGCAAGCCCGCTTTCAGCGTGGGCAACAGAAAAGGCAAAAAGCAAAAAGCTGGCCAGAGCTACCAATAGCGTCGTCTGCGCTTGCACGGCACCCTCCCGGTTCCCTGCCCGGCCCTGCAAACGTCGCTTTGTTCCTCAAAGTTCCGGGAGCATTGCCGGGCGATGCCCGGCAATGCCATCACACTTTGTTACTGCCGGTGGAACACCAGCGTGCGGACCTCGATGCTTTCGCGGGGCGCCGCATCGGCCGGCGTGGTCGGATCGAGGAACGCGGTGTGCGGCCCGAAGCGGGTGCGGCCGTCGGTTGCGGAATCGTAGCACTTCAGCAGCAGCGCCTCGTCCGGCGTCATCTCAGGGAAATAGAACCAGCGGTGGTTCGGATTGTATTTCACCGAATAGGTCTCGCCGCGGCGGTTGGGATAGATCAGGTCGGAAGCGACGAGGTCTTCCGGCGCCACCGTCGTGCCGTCGGCCATGGCGAGCGGTGAATCGCGCAAGGGGCCGCGGATCGGCCGCCACAGATTGATCACCTGCACGCGGCCTTTCAGCAGCTCCTCGGCCTCGTC from the Bradyrhizobium sp. WBAH42 genome contains:
- a CDS encoding TRAP transporter substrate-binding protein, which gives rise to MRTLAIAASIAALALGLSGPALAQSPIIIKFSHVVATDTPKGKGAEKFKELAEKYTGGKVKVEVYPNSTLYKDKEELEALQLGSVQMLAPSNSKFGPLGIREFEVFDLPYILPDLKTLRKVTEGPLGTKLLKLLDAKGITGLAYWDNGFKQMSANKKLITPADYQGVKFRIQSSRVIQAQFKALGSLPQVMAFSEVYQALQTGVVDGQENTWSNIYTQKMHEVQKYITETNHGYIGYVVIVNKKFWDDLPADIRGQLSKAMKEATDFSNAQSQKENDDALAEIKKSGKSEIIKLTAEQDEAMRKAMEPVYKDAAGRVGQALIDEFVKEAKSTTN
- a CDS encoding 2-isopropylmalate synthase translates to MATVNKSEKDRVIIFDTTLRDGEQCPGATMTFEEKLEVAELLDDMGVDVIEAGFPITSEGDFQAVSEIARRSKNSVIAGLSRAHPADIDRCAEAVKFAKRGRVHTVIATSPLHMRVKLNKTPEQVIETSVAMVARARNQIDDVEWSAEDGTRSEMDFLCRIVEAVIKAGATTVNIPDTVGYTVPEEYTHFMKTLIERVPNSDKAVFSVHCHNDLGMAVANSLAGITGGARQVECTINGIGERAGNAALEEIVMAINVRNDKFPYWNKIDTTQLTRASKLVSAATSFPVQYNKAIVGRNAFAHESGIHQDGVLKDASTYEIMRPEMVGLKQSSLVLGKHSGRHAFVHKLEEMGYKLGPNQLEDAFTRMKALADRKKDIYDEDIEALVDEEMAASHDRIKLTSLTVIAGTHGPQRATMKLDVDGQIKIEEAEGNGPVDAVFNCIKRLVPHEAKLELYQVHAVTEGTDAQAEVSVRLAQDGRSMTARAADPDTLVASAKAYLGALNKIVMKRQRDTVTTAAAS
- a CDS encoding SMP-30/gluconolactonase/LRE family protein, with the protein product MTRQEAPEQEQRAQNAALSRRTLVGGLALGAAATLAGPALAQTGPAAPPTTITTPPRDFGPGGAPTTYFWDPDIIAVDPSFNDLAQPNTAIKRLYTGLLWAEGPAWSAQGRYLLWSDIPNNRQMRWTEDDGRVSVFRSPSNNSNGNSFDFQGRQLSCEHLTRRVTRYEHDGTATVLAESYQGKKLNSPNDIAAHPDGSYWFTDPPYGGQLYEGEPDVAGGPSNAGGKLNPRIGQPAGFVPGKRELPTNCYRIDPSGRIDLVVTEDQVPDPNGLCFSPDYKKLYIASTGKGPGDTGAGGKGEIFVFDVGTDNKLSNLKRFSDCVIDGVKCGPDGLRCDVNGNLWASSNAGRAVGYSGVTVWSPEGKLLGRIRLPEVCGNVCFGGPKRNRLFMAASQSLYAVYTATQGAGPG
- the uvrA gene encoding excinuclease ABC subunit UvrA, producing the protein MDDRPKQTESLTQDDGFVRVRGAREHNLRNVDVRIPRNVLVVFTGVSGSGKSSLAFGTIYAEAQRRYLESVSPYARRLFHQMQIPEVDDIEGLPPAVALQQQRGAPTTRSSVGSVSTISNLLRMLYSRAGDYPRGQAMLYAEAFSPNTPEGACPTCHGIGRMLDVTEKSMVPDDSKTIRERAVAAWPSAWQGQNLRDILTTLGYDVDKPWRELPKKDRDWILFTEEQPTVPVYAGYDAAEVKRALRRKEEPSYQGTFTGAKRYVMQTYAKSESAMMKRRVAQFMITRDCPTCHGTRLKPEALKVRFAGFNIAEMSHLPLKQLHEVIKPFARASSDKSEKTVVARRICEDLSARLAVLLDLGLGYLACERSTPTLSPGELQRLRLATQVRSNLFGVVYVLDEPSAGLHPADTEALRRALDRLKGVGNSIFVVEHEIEVIRHADWLVDVGPDAGDGGGLILYSGPPAGLGAIAQSRTAHYLAHPRKKLPTVRREPEGHLKLRGVTRNNLRGLDVDIPLGIIASITGVSGSGKSSLISQFLVETVAAHLGHSLATDGDDDSLAPTVETLGGKIVAGLDHVNRLVVVDQKPIGRTPRSNLATYTGLFDHVRKLFAATPQAKSRRYDAGRFSFNVAKGRCATCEGEGFVCVELLFLPSVYAPCPTCKGARYNDKTLEVKINGKSIADVLAMRVDEAFEFFEGDSALNRSLSVVREVGLGYIRLGQSATELSGGEAQRIKLATELMRPQRGHTLYVLDEPTTGLHPRDVERLIAQLERIVDGGNSVIVVEHDMDVVAHSDWIIDLGPGAGDEGGRVVASGTPEQVAKAGGKTAPYLARRLAQ
- a CDS encoding ABC transporter substrate-binding protein, whose translation is MPTSRRQLLKTSAAAAAALSLDWTRAQAQAENLRIGLIYDLTGPFAAGGSVASSIGAQIAIDLVNEKGGVGGKYKVAPVAADSQSKPDVAINEAERLISQEKIDILNGVYASSHAVPLAAKVEQQKKILWITTAVSTAVFKDKNLQYVFRAQIHSDQYGQAFASFLTEHAKAKLGMDPKEVKVALIHEDGPYGVGVASADETYAKEAGIQVVLREGYSASAPDLSVLVTKIKRAKADVISHAGYNPDITLFLRQARESGLRFKMLFGAGAGYSQLDKLRATFGADIDNFCNIDPVPAQLLDPAKLAPGMGDLIKTMVSRYQAKTGATDVPPHCSMGFNQTWVLLNHVLPVAKEKYGSFEPEAIRKAALDVDIPAGGTIQGYGVKFFPPGTPLSGQNERSTPVVMQNAGEHISVVWPTNIRTQDPVFPLPKGSTYGA
- a CDS encoding Gfo/Idh/MocA family protein, whose translation is MARIRVGLVGCGFVSELHMYAFRRVYGVDVEVAAVAARGDKVVAFARHHNIPRVYRSFAELIADRDLDVVDICTPPNLHAEMIVAAMQAGKHVICEKPFAGYFGREGDQQPIGKHVPKALMYERVIEEMDRTRAAIERTDKLFMYAEDWIYAPAVTKTAEIIKATKDKILFMKGEESHSGSHAAHAAQWAMTGGGSLIRMGCHPLSAVLYLKQVEAKARGERIRVASVTGDVGNVTAGLKPEERSYIKANPVDVEDWGTLTATFSDGTKATVFSGDMIMGGVRNLIETYTSGGSLFANITPNNHLMSYQTSEEKLASVYITEKVDRKTGWQYVCLEEEWTRGYLQEIQDFMECATTGRQPLSDLALAYEAIKVNYAGYWAAEEGRRVVL
- a CDS encoding septal ring lytic transglycosylase RlpA family protein, producing the protein MQAQTTLLVALASFLLFAFSVAHAESGLASYYGYAKAGKGGELTCAHRTRPFGTVLRVSYSGRTIQCRVNDRGPFIRGRIVDLSVPAARALGMMSAGVVRVSVD